CCCATGGCTGCAAGGAAGGTATAGGCCATCGCACCGCCAACGAGCACCGAGTCGGCCGGCCCGAGGAGGTTTTTCATCACCGCTATTTTGTCGGACACCTTGGCGCCGCCGACGACCGCGACAAAGGGTTGCGCGGGCGATTCTACCAGCATGCTCAAGGCCTCGACTTCGCGCGTGAGCAGCAGGCCAGCGGCGTGCTCAGGCAGCAGGGCCGGAACACCCACGATCGAAGCGTGGGCACGGTGCACGGCACCGAAGGCATCGTTTACATAGAGCTCGGCCAGGGAGGCCAGCTCGGCCGCGAAGGCGGGGGCGTTGTTTTTTTCGCCGTCGTGAAAGCGCAGGTTCTCGAGCAGCAGCACTTCGCCGTCGGCAAGAGCCATGGCCATAGCTCTTGCCTGTTCGCCCACGCAGTCCGGGGCCAGGGGAACGGGCGTCTCCAGCAGGCCGGACAGCAGCTCGGCCACCGGTGCCAGCGAGCAGGCGGGATCAGCCTTGCCACCAGGCCTGCCGAGATGAGATGCCAGGATGACGCGGGCACCCGCGTCGCGCAGGGCCTTTATGGTCGGCAGCGCGTTCTCCACCCGCACGGCGTTAGCGATGACGCCATCGCGCAGGGGCACGTTGAAGTCTACGCGCAAAAACACGCGGCGACCGGCGAGTTCGAGCTGCTCGAGCCTTCTCACCTCTGTTGTCTGCCGATGTTCCTAGAGACTGCCGGCGATCATCGAGGTGACGTCGCACAGCCGGTGCGAAAATCCCATTTCGTTGTCGTACCAGGACAGGATCTTGGCAAAACCGGGCTCGGGTACCTTGGTGATCGGCGCGTCAAAGATCGACGAGTGCGGGTTGCCGTTGAAGTCTATCGACACCAGCGGCTTGTCGTTGTACTGCAGAACGCCCTTCATTGGGCCGTCGG
This genomic window from Candidatus Binatota bacterium contains:
- a CDS encoding phosphoglycerate kinase — its product is MRRLEQLELAGRRVFLRVDFNVPLRDGVIANAVRVENALPTIKALRDAGARVILASHLGRPGGKADPACSLAPVAELLSGLLETPVPLAPDCVGEQARAMAMALADGEVLLLENLRFHDGEKNNAPAFAAELASLAELYVNDAFGAVHRAHASIVGVPALLPEHAAGLLLTREVEALSMLVESPAQPFVAVVGGAKVSDKIAVMKNLLGPADSVLVGGAMAYTFLAAMGHSTGDSRVESDKTELAAQLLDEATRAGCELQLPVDHVAADNFDENATPVAIDSRDIPDGLMGLDIGPRSRRAYQDAIAGARTLLWNGPMGVFEWPAFAEGTMAVANAVADSAAMSVVGGGDSVAALTESGRQDDVTHVSTGGGASLEFLEGRTLPGIAALDDENDHA